A stretch of DNA from Candidatus Saccharibacteria bacterium oral taxon 488:
GCCTGGGGAGGTCTAGTGAGTCAGTGGCCCTTCACTAAATTCCCCGCGCTTGATACTGCCGAGGCTGTAATTACCAAAGTCTGTCCGGTGGAGTTTGGTGACGGTGTAGCCGAGGGCAGCGAAGGTGCGGCGGATTTGGCGGTTGCGGCCTTCGCTCATCTGGACAATCCAGCGGCGGTTGTCATCCTCGTGCTGGCGTTCAAGTGTCAAGCGGCTGGGCCCGTCAGGCAGCTGCACGCCAAAGTCATTGATCATTTGCCGGTGAAGTGGCTGAAGTGGCTGGTCAAGCGTCACCAGATAGCGCTTAATTTTATAAAACGATGGGTGTGTCATCTGATGGGCAAAATCCCCGTCATTGGTGAGGAGGATGAGGCCCGAACTGTCTTTGTCGAGGCGACCGACGGGTTTGAGGTGATGGAGGCTGGTTGGTAATAATTCATAAATGGTCGGTACACCGCCTTGAGAGGCACGCGAACAGAGGTAACCGACGGGTTTGTGGAGGAGGATGAGCTGGTGGGTTTGGGCGGTGAGCGGTTTGTTGCCGTAGCGAATGATGTCGGTTGTGGTGACGCGTTGACCCAGCGTGGCAGGTTGGTCGTTCACGGTGACTTTACCCTGCTCGATCAACTCGTCAGCCTGGCGGCGCGACACACCGAGCGCCAGCGCCACGAATTTGTTGAGGCGCTGGGCGGATGAATCGGTAAAATCGGATACTTGCGTCGGTGTCGTCATATCAGGAGACTACTGGCGGTTGCGGTGGAAAGGCGTTGGTCGGTGGCTGGGGTGTGGTTGGCTGTGCTGGCTCTGTCGCGGGGGATGGCTCTCCTTCAGGCGTTGGAGCTGGGTCGGTCGGCATCGGTGCCGGGGTGGGCAGGACGAATGGCGTATCGTCATCTTGTGGCTGTGATGCTGCCGCGTTGGCGAGCTCGGCATTGATCGCGGTACCAGTATCAAGTGGCTGGTCATCGGCTGGCGTCGGCAGCGGCTCGAGTGCATCAAGCGTCAGGTCGCCGTGCGGCTCAGCCATAGCGTTAGGCGTCGGCAGCGTGAAGTCGTTTGAATCTGGCGTTGGCTGCGGCGAGGCCTGCATAGACTCGAGCTGGTCGCTGAGCTCCTGCTCCATCATCTTGGACATGTCGGGCTGTGGTTCTTGGCTCAGCGGCTGGATCACCCGCTCACCACCGAGGCTGGTCGGCCGCGGCGATGGTGATGAGGCCGGTGCTGTTGGCTGTGGCAAGGTGTCGGCCGAGGTGGTCGGTGCCGCCTCAGGGGATGGGGACGGCGCTGGGTCAGAGACCGGAGGTTGCTCTACCTCGGGTGCTGGAGTTGGCGCTGGGTCGGTTGATGTCACTGGCTCGCCGGCGGTTTGCTCAGTCGATGCGGACGGAGCCGTCGGTGCCAATGGGGCGCTCGGTAGGACGAACGGTGCTGGGTCGGTTGCTGGCGGGATCGAATTGTCTGGGCTAGCTTGAGCAGGTGCGATGGCTGAATCATCGTGGGTCGTCGGAGTTATTGGTGCGGTCGGTGCCGGAGTGACAACGTGGGTTGCAATTGCTATCTCTGTCGGTGATGGCAAGGTGACTGCCGGAGCGTCTTGCTGGGTGGCCGGTGTCTTCAACGGCGCGTCAGCTGCTACGGGCTCTGCGGCCGGCTCGGGCGCGACGGGAGTCGGTTCTGGCACGTCGCCGAGTACTTCGTGGACAGTGCGCACCACGTCTTCGATGCCAACTTGCGACTTAACGAGGTAGCGATCAGCGCCGAGAGCTTCGCCGCGTTGCCGTTGGTCTTCGGATGACAATGCGGTCATCATGATGACTTTGACGTCGCGTGTCTCGGTGGTCGAGCGCAAGATATCCAGCATGTCAAAGCCAGAAATCTTGGGCATCATCACGTCACTGACGATCAAGGCCGGGCGTTCTTTGATGGCCATAGCTAAGGCCTCTTCACCGTCGCCCGCCGAAACGATGTCGTAGCCTTCAGCTAGTAACCTGACGCCGTAAATCTCGCGCAGGCTTTTGTCGTCTTCTACTAGTAAAATCTTTGTCATAACTACCTCTACTATACCGAAGTTTGCACCAAAATACTATAGTGGTTATGGTTTTTGTTGGGCAGCGTCTGGTTCTGGGGCGGCGAGCGGTGCTGATGGC
This window harbors:
- a CDS encoding rRNA pseudouridine synthase → MTTPTQVSDFTDSSAQRLNKFVALALGVSRRQADELIEQGKVTVNDQPATLGQRVTTTDIIRYGNKPLTAQTHQLILLHKPVGYLCSRASQGGVPTIYELLPTSLHHLKPVGRLDKDSSGLILLTNDGDFAHQMTHPSFYKIKRYLVTLDQPLQPLHRQMINDFGVQLPDGPSRLTLERQHEDDNRRWIVQMSEGRNRQIRRTFAALGYTVTKLHRTDFGNYSLGSIKRGEFSEGPLTH
- a CDS encoding response regulator, which produces MTKILLVEDDKSLREIYGVRLLAEGYDIVSAGDGEEALAMAIKERPALIVSDVMMPKISGFDMLDILRSTTETRDVKVIMMTALSSEDQRQRGEALGADRYLVKSQVGIEDVVRTVHEVLGDVPEPTPVAPEPAAEPVAADAPLKTPATQQDAPAVTLPSPTEIAIATHVVTPAPTAPITPTTHDDSAIAPAQASPDNSIPPATDPAPFVLPSAPLAPTAPSASTEQTAGEPVTSTDPAPTPAPEVEQPPVSDPAPSPSPEAAPTTSADTLPQPTAPASSPSPRPTSLGGERVIQPLSQEPQPDMSKMMEQELSDQLESMQASPQPTPDSNDFTLPTPNAMAEPHGDLTLDALEPLPTPADDQPLDTGTAINAELANAAASQPQDDDTPFVLPTPAPMPTDPAPTPEGEPSPATEPAQPTTPQPPTNAFPPQPPVVS